The following are from one region of the Numenius arquata chromosome 23, bNumArq3.hap1.1, whole genome shotgun sequence genome:
- the EIF1 gene encoding eukaryotic translation initiation factor 1 isoform X2: MSVLQHIQSFDPFADASKGDDLLPAGTEDYIHIRIQQRNGRKTLTTVQGIADDYDKKKLVKAFKKKFACNGTVIEHPEYGEVIQLQGDQRKNICQFLVEIGLAKDDQLKVHGF, encoded by the exons CTTTCG ACCCCTTTGCTGATGCAAGTAAGGGTGATGACCTGCTCCCTGCCGGCACTGAGGACTACATCCATATAAGGATCCAGCAGCGGAACGGCAGGAAGACCCTCACCACAGTCCAGGGCATCGCGGATGATTACGATAAAAAGAAACTGGTGAAGGCCTTCAAAAAG aaATTCGCCTGCAATGGTACTGTAATTGAACATCCCGAATATGGAGAAGTGATTCAGTTGCAGGGTGACCAGCGCAAGAACATATGCCAGTTCCTCGTGGAG ATTGGACTGGCTAAAGACGACCAGCTGAAAGTCCATGGGTTTTAA
- the EIF1 gene encoding eukaryotic translation initiation factor 1 isoform X1, translating to MSVLQHIHSADPFADASKGDDLLPAGTEDYIHIRIQQRNGRKTLTTVQGIADDYDKKKLVKAFKKKFACNGTVIEHPEYGEVIQLQGDQRKNICQFLVEIGLAKDDQLKVHGF from the exons CTCCGCAGACCCCTTTGCTGATGCAAGTAAGGGTGATGACCTGCTCCCTGCCGGCACTGAGGACTACATCCATATAAGGATCCAGCAGCGGAACGGCAGGAAGACCCTCACCACAGTCCAGGGCATCGCGGATGATTACGATAAAAAGAAACTGGTGAAGGCCTTCAAAAAG aaATTCGCCTGCAATGGTACTGTAATTGAACATCCCGAATATGGAGAAGTGATTCAGTTGCAGGGTGACCAGCGCAAGAACATATGCCAGTTCCTCGTGGAG ATTGGACTGGCTAAAGACGACCAGCTGAAAGTCCATGGGTTTTAA